The following nucleotide sequence is from Homalodisca vitripennis isolate AUS2020 unplaced genomic scaffold, UT_GWSS_2.1 ScUCBcl_301;HRSCAF=1999, whole genome shotgun sequence.
cACTGGAAACTGTCGGACTtactttcttctttaatttctttaatgaacACTACAATCTAAAATTTGGGAGACCTCAAGTAGATATTTGTTGTGTTTGCGAAGAgttgagaataaaactaaaaagccCACATCTGAATGATGCAGCCAAAAGGTGTGCGCAAGCAGAACTTCATGTTCACAAgcgcaaaacaaaaaaattcttttgtaaaataaaaaccgaTACTGAGGACAAACAAAATGACAACATTTTGTGTTTGTCTTTTGATTTCATGCAAAATGTGCAAATTCCAAAGATACCGGTccaagaaactttttatttacggCAGCTTTCAGTAAATCTGTTTTGTAtccataacttaaaaactaataaagcaGATATATATCTCTACCACCAGGGGACTGCGAATAAAGGACCGAATGAAGtatgttcatttttattacattatttaaatcaccttGACAAGCAGTATAATGAGCTTCACCTTTATTCTGACAACTGCTGGGGCCAGAATAAAAATCACCCACTATCAAGATTTCTTTCCGCCATAACGGAACTCAAACTGTTCGACAAGGTAGAGCAGTATTACCCAATTAGAGGCCATTCCTTTCTGCCCTGTGACAGGGACTTCAGCATCATAAAACGTGAGTTGAGAAAAAATGATAGACTATACACTGTGGATCAGATATCAGACTTTATTCTaaaatcgagcaagaatgaaaagTTTGTTGTCCACAAAGTAACAACCCAACAAATTTTGGACTTTAAAAGTTGGTGgcctgttttttataaaaaaaagttgtatctGAAGAAACTAAAGGTAGAAACACCCCCAAACAACAGAAAATACTCTTCTCAATCAGTTCTTTTATGCACTACACTTACAGAAGTGAGTTTCCTGGGAAAGTTGTTGCACGCCCGTTCATTGACTCGGAATTAAGCCATACTTTCAACCTTACAGGGCAAGGAAGGCCTGTTTTACAGCTCCCTGATAAAACTGCCTATTTGGAAGGAAAAGTACCATTGAAGAAAGCTAAACTTAATGACATAATAAAGCTTCGACCATACATCCCCATAGAATTTGAAGAGTGGTACAGTGAAATTTATATGTGGCCCACTACAGAAGAAGAACATGAGGACTTTGATGACTAAAAATAACTCATTGAGTTAACCTATGTACTATTTTACAGTATGACACACATTTAAcaatgatatttcaataaatttgagtgtaaaaacaaacattttgatcaTTTATTCCCATTTCATGCTAAAAGGGGATAAGTCAagcactttatataattttttttagtatgtaaaaattgtttttctgtcTTTTACATAGTTTCATTTAATTATGTATGgtctaatgttgtatatttaaaaaaataattgctctTGAACTATTTTTGTActcagaaaacagtttttttttagttttccgaAAACTGTTCCTTGAAGACTGATCCCCTTTTAGCATGACCCGATtcaaatataagttaattttttccaaCCAAAGAGATAGGCTATGTCACTAACCTACTCAATGACTCAGTCAAAACCAAACATGTCAATATAATACTCAACCAAAATCAAACATATCACTAAGATTCAATCAAAAGCAAACatgtcaataattaaaattgtaataactcaTTTAAATGGTTACTTAGATTTGAACAGCTTATGTAGCTCATATTCTTAGTCACATATGGTACTATAATACAGTTTACATGGTTTAATCAGGCACCCaagtatttaacaaagtttacaaactttagatttgattttcttcaaaaacttctcacaatcggtcaaatctaattaagaatctgatcaaaataaaaatgaaactaaaaatgtacacttctccaaaatggtttaaattaacaaaataaaataaaaagttctcttctcaaaatattcaaaatcaaaataacacaaaacttgatattaactttacgatcaaaaactaattcacaatacttcaaaaaattgaattaattctcagactctgtaatatgagaaactttagaaatttaatcacaacagtataaaaataaaagatattaactaaacgctggtacgggacttactactttgaagactatggaggctgataggaaactaatacgcactaaagaaatttaataacttgatttaaattacacccgataaaaagaattactctatatcccaaactacaggattagaggaagaactactgcttctcaactggacgtctgcaccctgtcgtcgacACTCCAACACTGGTCCCCCTCTCTCaagccaaccggctcgggaacgtatcaccgtagacatctcgatcagctgatttactTGTCttgaaccaacaaacaatgtccacgcaccgcgtctagttaacaaaagagcctacttcctaccgcgattcagcataaataattacaactacggtacaaaCACTTAGGTCATCATCGCCCGCTTGCATAAATGATACCTACTCATAGTTGGTGGTGTCAATTTACAATACACATATTAAACGAAAAACATACAagaaggtaaataaaatatttcatataaggaataaataagtaacaactAAATCAACAACTTGGGAGAGACTGTAAagaatgaataaatgatttatttccatcagcatcatacaacagaaattgcaaatacaaaacctggaaattgactggccacgtaaccagtagtgtggccagtttttataaggcaaagataaaaatacaatatttttttttttttcagtctagcacataaagtttaaatattcaagaaagacactctctgcaatgtttatgctttcaaactctaaactagactacttaaatattgtaataactgttcattaattagaactgtgaaaaggtttttcaaatatgcgttaacattaatttatgacatatattgtatgctatggaaaaaattaaactatattaactaattacaagATTCAAAAATTCTACATCTTGTTTAGTTATTAGCCAACTTTTCAACAGTGAACAAAATTCCCTAAGTCTAATGCTCTGTCTTATATAATAAGggacttgattaaaatatttaggtgcaagGTAACTATAGGAATGcctaaaaatggatttgtttactttaattagcCTAACattacctgcagaacagctcctagtattatagtgatatattaaattattttctatattgcCACTTCTCCTGTAGAacagacttaaaactttaaacacgaAAATATGACGGAAAGGTAGTATATTTAAGGTAGTATTGTTTAAAGTGGTATAAcccattaaacaataaaacataaataacaataacgatAACAGGAGGAACTTAATAGCATAAGTTAAGGACTATAGATACATTACAACGTTTGCCTGCCACCATGATGGCTGTAAGAGGCCAATCCGGTAGcagtaaataaaatctatacgAAGATATAACAAAAGACTACgtaccaaataacaataataataaatagaatacaaaattcAATTCAGATCAGATTCGTGACGTTAGCGACGTATCGTTCAGGAATCCGAAGAGCTTGGCAAAGACGTCACAATTATCTCCCAGCAATTCTGGGAGAATTGCTGGGAGGAAATATTTATGTCCCTGTTGAGAATAGTGGTTGCATTCCAAAAGAATATGCCTCACTGTTACAACCTCGTTATAAAAAGGGCACAAAAGGGGATCATCGCGATTCATAAGAAAGCCATGCGTCAGGAGCGTGTGTCCTAGCCGAAGACGGCACAGCACTACTTCCTCACGACGAATGGTGCGAAGCGAACTAGACCAAGGCGAGATACTATTTTTGATTgtccttaatttattattttctatggcTTGCCAAGATTCATTCCACTGAAGTGTTATTTTGGTTTTAACCTGAGGTTTAATGTCTGCGCTGGTAACGCCGATTTAATGGGTCAAAACTTGTTGCTTCTTTAGCAGCTTTATCAGCGAGCTCATTTCCATGTATTCCGACATGTCCGAGAACCCAGATCAGAAAGACATGTATGTCTCGCGTGCCAAGATCGTACATAGCACTTAGGACTTTACGAATGAGAATATTCCGGGAATATATGAACTAAGAGAGTCGGAACATAGAACTAATCTTCTACTTCTTGGGCATACAATGCTGACTGCTTTAAGAATGGCTGTCAGCTCCGCAGAATAAATTGAAGAATAAACAGGCAGTCCAAACTTATATTCACGAGTCTTAGTTACGAAAGCACAACCAGTTCCCTGATCTGTTTTTGATCCATCAGTATATACTAAGTCGCAAAGCTTTAATGCGTCgaatattttcataataccttGTTTATAAACTATGTCGGGTGTCTTGCTTTTGGGATTAAAACTCAGAGACACATCGGAAGAGAAGTTAGTAACCTTCCAAGGTGGGATATTACATTCATGTGTTATAGCACAAGGAAAATCGGTTAAGCCGAGATCAGCTAGACAGGAGAGAGCTCTCATTCCAAATGGCCTAGGAGAGTTTGGACGCAAGTTGTAGTATTGATGTTTACAGCTATTAAATACAGGGTCGTACGCGGGATTGTTTGGTCTTGACTTGAGAGCATGaaagtagtttataattatttggctACTTCTATATTATAGAGGTGGTTCTCCAGCGTATGCAAGCAGACTGGGTATAGGGCTAGagcgaaaagctccagtggcaaGCCTTAATGCATATTTTTGAATCGAATCTAACATTTTCAGAGCGGATGGTCGAGCTGAAGAGTAGACCTGGGTATACATGGGGAAAGGTACTGTAGAAATGACGAAAGACAGTTCTGTTGCGACTGTGGTACTGGAACTCAtgacaaactttttaaatgaagGCCACAAGTTACATACGGACAACTACAACACATCAGTAGAATTGGCTAATGCTTGTtgtcaaataaaacacattttgctGGTACCGTGAGAAAAAGTCGTAATGGCCTACcaaaaatccttttaaaacaaaaacttattaaaGGTGAAATGGTTTGCtccaaaaataaagatgatgTAGTTGTTACCAAGTGGAAAGACAAAAGGGAGGTACACATGCTTTCCACATTCCATAGGCCGGAGTACGTCGTCCTGGACCTAAAAAAGTTGGAGGGTCAAATGTAATGAAACCATTAGTCATCGTTGACTACAATAAGGCGAAGGTTGGGATAGACGTATCCGATCAAATGTCATAATATAACACTGCAGTACGGAAGACAATGCGTTGGTTCCACAAACTAGCTGAAGAACTTCTTCTTGGAACTGCAGTGGTCAATAGTTGGCTGgcctacaataattttcttaaccaCACTACATCTCATGACAGCATGaaagtagtttataattatttggctACTTCTATATTATAGAGGTAGTTCTCCAGCGTATGCAAGCAGACTTGGTTTAGGGCTGGagcgaaaagctccagtggcaaGTCTTATTGCATTGTTTTGAATTGAATCTAACATTCTCAGAGCGGATGGTCGAGCTGAAGAGTAGACCTGGGCACCATAGTACAGACACGAACGAATGTACGCTCTGTAGAAACGTAACAAGCATCTTCGGTCTGCATCCCATTTTGTACCGCTAATGGCTCTCATAAGGTTTAAACGTTTTAGGCACTTGCTCTTGAGTGCTTTAAGATGCGAGATCCAAGTTAGTCGCTTGTCAAAAGTTATCCCAAGAAACCTTGCTTCGTCGGTAAAGGTAATTTATTCCTATTGAGTTTGAGATCTGGGACATATCTTAATCTATAGTGACATATGCACTGGGCTTTAgtcacagaaaatgaaaaaccaGTGCACCTGCTCCACTCCTCGAGACGGTTGATGGCAAGCTGAAGGCACCGCTCAGCCGCAGGGAGACGTCCTGCCGTTACGTAAACGGCAAAGTCGTCCACGAACAGCGAACACCGGACAGGTTGCTGGATGCAAGAGGTTATGTTGTTATAGCTACAAAAAACAAAGTGCAGGTACACTACCTTGAGGAATACCATTCTCCAGTGCTGTTGGACGGGAGAGTATATTTTCCAACCTGACTTGAATTGAGTGGTTATCCATAAAATTCTGGATAAAAGCTAGCATGTTACCGCCTATTCCCCACGAGGAAAGAGAATTTACTATTCCCCTATGCCATGCAGTGTCGTAAGCTTTTTTAAGATTGAAGAAAACAGCGATCACCATCCTACGTTCAAcaaaagcatccaaaatagattaTTCGAGAGAGACTAATTGGTCTATTGCAGAATGCCCCTGTCGGAAACCGCACTGCTGATGCGCAAGACAGCGGTTGTACTCAAGAAACCACATCAGTCTACGATTCACCATTCTCTCCATCACTTTACAGAGACAACTAGTTAGGAAAATAGGACGATAACTTGCCGCCGATAGTTTATCCTGGTCAGGTTTGTACAAAGCAATGACGTGAGCTTTGCTCCAGGAAGCAGGGAAACGCcggtgtgaaaatattttattgtaaagcaaCAACAGTAGATTGCTTGTTTTCTTAGGAAGATTTTTCAGCATGGCGTAATGGATATCGTTGTGTCCTGCAGCTGAGTTCGAAGAGGATGCGAGTGCAGTCTGGAGTTCAGCCATCAAAAAGGGGAGGTTAAGAAGACTGATATGATTTCTATCCAGATCCACCGGTCTAGCCTCTTCCAGTCTTTATAGTCTTCAAATGGTCTGTATAGGAGCTGGTCATCGATACCTCTGCGAAGGCGGAAGAAAGGATGTTAGCCATCTCGAGTTGGTCTGTAGCCTAGTTACAAGACCTAGGTGCTTAAGACCAAGGTTATGGCTGGTCGCAGGTCGGCCACATATAGAAGTTTCCTCCATATCTCGCTCGATGGCGTTGTCCTAGATATGgaactaatataatttaaccaTGAATTTCTTCTTGTTATCTTAAAAACTTGGCGAGCCTTTGCTCTCTTTTTTCTAAAATCATTCAGGTTTTCGGTAGtaggatatttattaaatttcttcaaaGCTCTCCTGCGATCTTTAAGGACGGCCGAGCAATCCGTATTCCACCAAGGATAAAAGGGTGTTTCGGCTCTGACAAAGATTTAGGTATGCATGATTTAGCTGCATTTATGATATAACCTGTTATACTTTTAGTTGCTTTGTCAATGTCAGTTAAAAATAACAGAGTCACATGTAGATAAAAAGGATTTGAATCCTTCCCAGTCAGCCTTGGTTAGAATCCATCTTGGTCGTCTTGATGGCGATGTTGGGGCACGTGTTTCACTTAGTTTCACGGGAGCGTGGTCGCTTCCGTAGAAGTAAGGAGGACCTCCCAAACAAACCTATGTGCCACAACAGGGGTGGGAATTGATAGGTCGATGGCGGACCAAGACCCTGAGCGTGGGCACAAGTAAGTTGGGGAGCCATTGTTCAAGACAGTCAGGTTAAACCTGTCTAGGATTCTGATCAGGGAGTTTCCTCTAGAGTTAGACCAGGTAGATCCCCAAGATGGATGGTGGGCATTAAAATCAACCCCAACCATAAAAGGAGTAGGCAAAGAATTGAGAAGGTCTTCGAACTCTTCTGTGTCAAACTCGGTAGATGCTGGAGGAAAATAAACACAGCACATAGTAAGATGAAGAAGGGTGGAGATAGTTACAATTATAGCCTGAAGATCGGTTTCAAGAGCACATTCTGCAGCGGGTACGGATGATTCAACGAGAATCGCGACCCCTCCACAGGCGTGACCACGTGGGATAGCATCACGACGAAAAATTTCATATCTAGGAAAGGAGAACCCACTCGTGGGGTTAAGCTAAGTCTCCTAAATACAAATAACAAGGGGCCTATGCTCTGTTGTAAGAAGTAAGAAGATCTTCAATGTGTCTCCGTAAaccatttatatttcattgtattgtagacatattttttaaaatttaatttcagtaaaatgttatattgattttactcattgagattcttttttattttccctttgTTTTGGCGGGTCTTAAATTCGGGTTGCAGGCAAGAGTCCTCCATTTCTTCATCGATAATGGAGATCTTGGAGGACTGGGAAGAGGATGGTGAGTGGGCCTTAGTTCTAaggtctgttttatttttaatgttttccagTAGTTTTTGGGCAAGAGCATTCCTTTCATTAACTGTTGGGCTTGATTTGCTGTCTGTAGCGTTTTTCTGTTTGAAAAAGGAAGCAGCTGTTGGTTTTTTGTTTGTGtctatttttttaggttttgtaaAGCCAGTGGCGATCACAATGTAGGTGGAAGCCGATTTACTGGGAGCGACTGGGATGGAATGGAGGGTGTACTTGCCAAGCGAGCGGATGACGAACCCAGATGCTTGTCCAGTGCAGCAACTTGTTCTGTTAAAGCCTTCACCATGCCTTCAAGAACTGAGCAAGAAGAACATTGAGATGATTGTACTGGGATAGACTGGCTTGgaataagaaatgttatttttaggaGTTTAAGATTGTTTCCTTCTAAACTCCTTCCGTGCCTCTGCGAATGAAATTTTCTCCAGTGTAACTATTTTGaagatttctttttcttctatgTATACTTTGCAGTTTCTTGAGCTGGAGGAATGCTTTCCTGTACAATTCACACAATGTTCCTCATCACTAGAGCAGTCTTTGTGATCTGCTTTACCGCAATTGCTACACACTTCCAggtttttacacattttgtttGAATGTCCAAATTTCTGGCACCTAAAACATCTCTGAGGATCTCTGTAGTAGGGCCGGACAGGAAGCGAAAGGTAGCCTGCTTTTATTTTGGATTGCGGATGAGGGACAGAGAAAGTCAGGATGAGTCCGAGAGTCGGTGTTTGGACTTCCCTTTCGGTCTTCATTATTTTTACGACATTAGTCGCATAATTCTGACTTAAGTTCATCTACTGTTACGTCAAGTAAATCTCGGCTAAACACAATACCTTTGGATGAGTTTAAGGATTTACAGGCTTCAACGGCCATTGGAATCTGGTTTAAAAGGGTATTCATCTTTAATATGTTTAGGGCTTGTTTTGTCATTTCCAGCTTCAACAAGATTCCCATTCTGAATCTTCTTCACGAACATCGGTTGTCCACCAGCTAAAACCAGACACTTATTTATCAGGAAAGAActcttttatttaagttttgccCTCTTCCTTGtgctttataattaaatatcttgGGAATTGGTTTGCtttcaatttcattttctttattacaaataacttttttccCACTGTTTTCATCATCTTCAGAATTCGAAGAATGACTTCGTTTTCTTAGATCACTGGGATCTCTATTTACGACTCTTGTTTGCCTTGTCGAGGGGTTTGTTGATTCCATAAGTAGGTTTACCAACGCATCGTGTTGAGCAGAGCGGGCCGATTAACCGGGAGCGGGCAtaccctcgggtgtcccacaaaccgtagcttgggagaaacccctacctcagttccccgaggctcGGTTTTCATCGTTTACCAAGTCgagaatacgcgcacaacttgggcTGGCACGTgtcaacaggggctccgacaccccagCCTACtaaacacttcctgaccaaggaccgaagtggctggcttctgaaccagtacatgacttacgcctcggcagagacaaacCCACATCAGCTCTCACCAACACCAGATAGGATATCTAATGCCGGCTTAAGCACTtccagcgagccatgtactggaacggtcgaaAGGATCGGGTACTaaaaagaccctggagggggattgggTAGGGATTAGAGAAATGGTGGGGGTGAGCAGTTTAATGTCATACCCAGGACGACCATTCACttgaaaatacattaatttcaactaaaacaatttttcccGCTAGGTAAGACTGACACCTACTCATTATCGGTAGTGTCAAATTGCTATAAACATAGTACGAGTATATTCATACTGACTGTACAAAAGcaaagaataaaaactaaattttactattagtttaaatttatatcttttggaTAAAAATGGCTGTTAAGAGTTTaacttgataaaaataacaataatttacaatagaaattCAACTATAGCCTAAACtagattacaatatataaatacactcTAACTCATCAATTAcactttgatataatttttatcgtAATAGACTGTTAACGGGTAGACCctaatcttaatgaaaaataataaccaaTGAAAGTAAATTGAGGAGCTGGGTGCAAAAACGACCTGAGCAGCATCGGGTCGTTTTTGCGTAAAACATCTTAAATACACGGCCTTTTAATTCCTAACATTTTGGTGTTTGTTTCATTCCAATATCTTTGAAATTGGCTGAACCGTGGATTTTTTTTGCAGCAGTGTTTGACTTGTTGATCACCTGTTGGACGTAAACACTAACACTTTGCTGTCTGCTGTGTTATTGTGAAGATTGTTTGGTTATGCGTCCATCGTTTTATTGGCGTAGTTAATAAGTGTCTTTTATTAGTGAATAATTAAGTGCCTTTACAGTTCTCATCCATGGAAACTGACAATGAAATGTCTGATGAAGAAAAGTCTGATGCTGAAATGTCTAATGACTCAAGTGAACTTTCAGGACATAGTGATCCTGGACCTTCGCGTAAGAGAGGGAGACGAAAGGAACGTGATAGCAGTACGtggaaaagaaatgtaaataaaaagaggCGAGCTGAAGGtaaatcatttgttaaaaatacaataagggGAAATGTTAAAGTTAAGGGTAAACAGTTTTCTGTCGTAACAACATGTTGCCCAAAGAAATGTTGTGATCGAGTTTTCAGAGCCCAACAAaataagatatttgaaaatttttatgcaTTGGGTGACAAAGCAAACCAAAACTTGTATTTATCAGGATGTATGTTGAATAAGGACATTTTGACTCGGAGTACTAATGCAACAAAACCTGTTGAAGCATTGTGGGAGTACAACAAAAATGTACCAGAACTTAACGTAAGACATGCAACATGTCGAGAGTTTTTgcttaaactatttcaaatatctTCTAGAAGAATACGTACTGTTCAGGATACTCTAAAGAAAGGGAGcctagattttaaagaaaaaagaggTACTCATAACAACAGGCCTACCAAAATAGATGACTCTGTGTGGAATTTGGTAGAAGAGCATTGGGCCTCATTACCCAATACCCCTCCACACTACGCTGCAAAAAAAAGCAAGCGACTCTATTTTGATAATTCCTCACTCACTGTTACAGCGCTTTTCCacttgttcaaaaaatattttcaagaaaaaacaaacacaccTCTCTCCAAGATGAAATACAACACTTACTTTCAATACTTCAAAAAGAACTCTCCCTACTCATTTAGAAAACCTAGGTCAGATACTTGTGACATGTGTGAAAAGCTCAActttaagttaaaagaaaatcCTAGTGACATGAACACAAAGACTATGTTGCAATTACATGAAAAAAAGGTTGCTgcttacagatttaaaaaataaaatggtagaaAAAGCAAAATCTAATGACACTCACAGTCTATTGTTGGAGTTTGACTACGGTCAAAATTTGCCACTGCCAACATTGACagtaaattctgtattttataaaagacaGCTGTGGTATTACGTGTTTAATATTCACTGCCATAACAATAACTCTAGCACTATGTATACCTACCTAGAGACTGAGTGTACTAAAGATCCAGTAGTTTCTTTTTTGTACCACTACATAGACAACAGactaaaagagaataaaaacttcaaagaaaTCATTTTGATGTCAGACAATGctggaggtcaaaataaaaatcataaaatgcttatgttttgttcatttctggctgtaaagttcaaaattaaagttaGCCAGTTATTTCCTGTAAGAGGCCACTCTTACTGCCAGTGTGACCGCAACTTTGGGGCCTATTCAAACGTTTTAAGAAAAACTGCGAGAATGGCCACAACTCAAGAGTATGACAAAATAATTTCCAGTAAGTCTGAGCTGGTTCATGGATATCAACATTTGAAAAACTGGAGTGCTTCGTTACTTAACTACTTCTTAGAATACAAGAATATAGtttcaaaaaaaacttctttCAAAATCCAGCAATACTGCAGGCTCCAGTATAACCCATCAGGGACCATCTCAGCCTCCTCCAGCTACCTCGGTTCATTCATCCCATTCAACTTCCTTGTAAAGGGGGCCAACCTGAACCTTTTTATCCCTGAAGATATTCCTGGTATGCCAAGAAAACAGTTAAAACCAGCAAAAGAGAAAGACTTAACAAGTCTGTTCTGCTTTTTAAGTGCAGAAGAACAGTGTTGGTTCAATGATGTCATTGAAAAGCCCAAAGTAGATGACAATGTGGTCGCAGAAAACGAAGAAAGTGACATTGAAGAGGAGTCGGACTATGAAAACATACTCGCCTATGAGTTTCCTTAAACATTGTTcacttttcaaagtttaaaaaaacattgaaatatgatCAGTtcaattttgaactaattttttcattaatccttaattaagttaatttctaacaaatgctttatttgtatttttataccaatttgaattattaataataataatattcttaagacTGCAGTGTTTTAGTGCCATTATTTCAAACAGTATCCTTGTAATTTTTCCCAACCTATACTTTTATGCAAAAACGACACGTGACACTAGctactattatgtttaataactttGGTATATAAATGATATCACTTAGCAACAGATATATTCTTTAACTAGAAGAATATAATGTTACAGAATATTACAATGTACagcactataaaaaatataataaaaagaaaaaatcatgTCTAACTTTCAAAGTCCGTTTTCTCAAAACTCACTTTTCAGACTCAGGTCGTTTTTGCACCCAACTCCTCAATTATTAACtacaaaacaattaacaaaatttaaaaactaggaaATCGATTAAAATTTGACTAAGATcaaggtaattaattaataatattttgtggtGAGGTATCTTTCAGGAAAGAAAGAAACCTCTCTATCACTGACTCATCTTCGCATAGTATATCTTTTAACGAATATGGCAGATTTATGTAGTCTCTATACTTTTTAGTAGCGAGGTCATTCGACAAGCACATGTTCAAATTGTGACAACAGTGTCGCATGTGGTGCAGACTGCTTGGAAATCTCGGCTCATTCACTTggaaatacaataatttcatttaaaataattttttcccgCTAGGTAAGACTGACACCTACTCATTATCGGTAGTGTCAAATTGCTATAAACGTAGTATATTCATTCATACCATACACAAAGCAAAgaataacaactaaattttacaataagttttaaatttatatctttaacaTAGAAATGGCTGTTTGAGTTTAACTCgataaaactaacaatcaattaAAAGAGTAATTCAACTATAAACTggattacaatatataaatacacattaacTCAACCactttaacaataatttgtttgatataaacTTTATTGTAATAGCTGTTAACAGGAAATCTAgacaaaaaataatgaaagaaaactatgaactagataacaattaacaatatttaaaaactaaaatataaataaaattcgaGTAAGATCAAGATAATTTAT
It contains:
- the LOC124370567 gene encoding uncharacterized protein LOC124370567, with protein sequence MEAVTEEDQVDVLNHFLNLNTKDQQDLFLQSLIDVNDIKHRRPRTEDARTNCAAFTYHVMVGTDRVQVCFKAFLSLHSVTKKRVERIRALKMFGKSPVDKRGLHVKKSMSEETKLKIREHIESFPTKESHYLGRPIKYLDATLNIKTMYSLFKEKYPLETVGLTFFFNFFNEHYNLKFGRPQVDICCVCEELRIKLKSPHLNDAAKRCAQAELHVHKRKTKKFFCKIKTDTEDKQNDNILCLSFDFMQNVQIPKIPVQETFYLRQLSVNLFCIHNLKTNKADIYLYHQGTANKGPNEVCSFLLHYLNHLDKQYNELHLYSDNCWGQNKNHPLSRFLSAITELKLFDKVEQYYPIRGHSFLPCDRDFSIIKRELRKNDRLYTVDQISDFILKSSKNEKFVVHKVTTQQILDFKSWWPVFYKKKLYLKKLKVETPPNNRKYSSQSVLLCTTLTEVSFLGKLLHARSLTRN